The Triticum aestivum cultivar Chinese Spring chromosome 5A, IWGSC CS RefSeq v2.1, whole genome shotgun sequence genomic sequence TAGTTTAATCCAAAAAACTAGTAAACAGATTTAAAATCATTGTTGTTTTTTATGTGTGTGCAAATATAATGTTTTGGAGGCAatttggagcatcgattttgtaTTTTGTCCACACCTCCACAAAGTGTGATTCTATTGCGGAATTTTGCACGGGTGTTGAAAAACTTGAATGTTtattgaaaaaaaatcagaaatctTTGAATATTTTCACTCTTCATTCCAAATTTACTATTCATCCGAGTTCCAGTGACTGTGTGCTCAAGCTCACAATAGCActttcagaaaaatataaaatgtcTATTCAAAAAGTAGACATGaaaacatatatttaaaaaatgttaaacgcgtataaaaatatgttcatgatgtATAAGAAAACCATGTATATGAAAAAGCAGACATTTGTTGagacaaaaagaaataaaaagtaaAACTGAAAGtccaaaagaatcaaagaaaaccaAAAAGGGAACCCAAGAAAACtgaaaaatggaaaagaaaaaaaagaaaaaccaaagaaaaaccatATAAAGTGCCGAAAACAGTGAAAACCGATAAACAAAGCCACAGAGAAAAGAACTCGGACGATAGCTATAGTACATGCCGGCCCAGTAGCGCTGCGCCAGATGCGAGACCGAATTCTTATCTCGCAATGGGGGAGAAATAGCCCTAGAAAGAGATCACTAATTACGGAGTACTCCTCACAAAGATCACTTCCACCTTTCAGGTTGTGACAGGTGGCATGCTGCATGAACATCACTTGTCGCAACTtgtaagttttccctttttcgtagatttgtttattcaaaacgttttatcttttaaaccgtgcgtccaaatctcaaatagttttcaccattggattcctcgcgtcgagatctttaaaactagatcccatgtcgaTAGGTTTGACCAAACTTATTTTTTCacaaaaaccggacgaaaaaaccgaaccgggagcatggTTTTTTTGCCTTCCCAAAAGAGGCACGGCAGTGCCTCTCacgaaaaaaacacatttttttccatttccgagaggcacggctgtgcctctcacgaaagcataaccatgcctctcgcggaagcaaaaccgtgcctctcacgaaaggaaaaagaacagaaaaccaatttttttccgttttcgagaggcacggtcgtgcctatcgcgaaagcaaaaccgtgcctctaatgaaagaaaaaaaaacaaaaaacatttttttccatttccgagagacacggccatgcctctcgcggaagcaaaactatgcctctcgcggaaggaaaaaagaacagaaaaccgttttttttcgtttccgagaggcacggtcgtgtctctcgcgaaagcaaaaccgtgcctctaatgaaagaaaaaaaagaaaacaattttttTCATTTCCAAGTGGCACGAtcatgcctctcacgaaagcaaaaccgtgcctctggctgaagaaagaaaacagaaaacatgttttttttattttcgaGAGGCATGGCTTATGCCTCTCTCAAAAGCAAAattgtgcctctcacggaagcaaaaaaaACACTTCTTTTTGTGCAAAAAAATTTTTTGGCCCAAAAGTTAAGGAAGACCGATGGAAAATCAAAACGTCGAAAAAATTAAAaaacgtttaaaaagccgaaaacgcttgttggaaaataaaagaaacaaaatcGAAGGAAGCGCCCAGAACGCGACATGTGGCGGGCGGCTCAGAGCGCGCCAAATGACACTGATTGTTGTGAGACTCCTTGCTCGCCAACTagttgctccagagagagagaggcgaaggCCTCTTGGGCCCTGGCCCGAAAAAACAGTGTAAGCAGAACTTGTTTCGACCCTAAAAGAAAAGCAGGACTTGTTCCTTTTAACAGACTCTGAGCAGCTTGAGGCGCTGCTGGCCATGGTGCTTGGCGGCGTTGGGGCGGAGCCGCGTTCGTGCGGTGCTAGCGCGGTTGCTGGGAGTCAGTCCGCGCAGATCTGGGGGCTGCTGCGTTCCTGGCGGCGCTGTGGCCatgggcggccggaggagagggcATGCACGGTCACCAGAGCGGCCGGAGGAGAGGGCAGGTGCAGTGGCCAGGGCGGCCTGCCGGAGGAGGCTGTGGCCCCGACGGGGCGGCGTGGAGGGGCGCGTGTGCGCCGGCGCGAGGTGGGCGCGTGGGTAGCAGGGCCAGGTCCGATCTGGGCTTTGGCGGCCCTGTTTGCTTGGCGCAGGGGGGATGCTTCCCCGGTGCGGATCTCCCGGGTGACGTGCCGGCGACCTTCGGGGCGCGGCGCGTGGTGCCAGGCAAGGATCTGGCTATTCTTCAGCCGGTCTGCTGCTTGTGCAGGTGGAGGCTCGGTTGGTGACTGATCTTCAAGCTGGATGTGTGGGGATTCCCGACGGGATGGTGGTCTGCATTGGTGCAGGTTTCGAACCTTGCTTTGAGTCTTGCACCATCGGTGGTGCTCCTCCTGGCCAGTGATCTACATGTGAGAGGTGCTGGCTCTGGTCTGGTGGTGGTGAGTCGGGGACGCCTTCCCTGGCGTACGTGCTCGTGTCCCCGGACGAAAGTCATGCCCGACATTGGTCGGGGCTGATGGCGAACGATGCTTTTTGGGTGTGGTTTTCCTTGTTGGAGGCGCCATTGAGGGGATCCGACACCTTTCTTGATTAGTTCTTGTCTTCCGGTGAAAACCGTGTGTGATGGTGGCGTCTGTGGCGTCATTACTCTGTTGGGAGCATTGCGTTGGAGTCAAGTCTTGTGAGAGAGCACCAGGGTTAGTGGTGGGGTGGTTGATCAGGAGCAGGCAGCGTTGTGGTGAGCGGGGAGTCTTTGGTGGTGCATCCATTTGGGATTGGTCACTCGCTGATGGTGGTGAGCAGCATGAGCACCCTCCACATGCTAGGAGCGCAAGACAAGTTATGTCTGTAATGCTCGTGGGATCGGGGCGGCATATGTTTCGCTCTATCGGACATATCGTTCCTATCCGGTGCCGTCGAGGTTTGTGGATATGCTTGTGGCAGCCCGGACTAGTACGACGGTTCTCGGTGTGTACTCTGGTAGCAGCATAGGCGTTCGAGTGCCCGGCCAGGCGTGTAGTCGGGTGTTGGCCTTCTGGCGTTTTGTGGGTTTGGTGGTGCTTTAGGCCTAGTTTAACTAGGCGCTGTTTAGGTTTTCGCTCGGTTTTCCTTAATAAACCGTGCAacctcttttttcatttttttcttttttggcacTCGTCTTTATACGATGCATTCCTCCTTTGGGGGTTTTATTTGTAATACTCCTTTCTAATCAATGAATTTGGCAGCTCTCCTGCCAACATTCCAAAAAAAAGACTTCCGATTCCGCTCCACTGCTGCATTGCACCGACCAGCAGCAGCCCACTAGTCTTGTTTCCAATCTCCCTATCAACTTTTTCCCCTGACAGATTGTGATGCAGGGCACGGTAGATGTTTCATCGAATACAATCCCTGTGCCCGGGTCAAAAGGCAGGCTCACAAAAGATGCAGGCCGGCGGAAGCACACTTGAATGGAGAGCAACCATGTTCTCGATCGATCTCCCTCCTTTTCCTTTCTCTCGCTAGATTTTTCCTTTTATCTGTCACACCTGCTGTCTCATGTATGTGAGCAGCTCGGCTCAATTAACTAGTAGAACTAGCCACATGCTTTGAGAGTTTGAGTACGTTTAATCTAGAAGAGGCCCCAGGAGTAGTGCGATGGCAAGTTGAGGTATATATGCCGAAGTGAagcgacgagagagagagagacgcaacGGATCGACACATACATGCggatgaaatgaaatgaaatgaatggGACAGCAAGCAAGCAAACAAAGTGGCGTCCGGTTCCAGCACACACCGCGTTTCTTCCAAGGCATGTAGATGTAGTAGTACTGTATTAGTTTGTAGCGACAGTAGGACCCTTCTCCTCTGATCCACAAATCAAATTGGTTATGTATAATCAGGCCCGTATCGTACGTGATCCAAATCTCCCGCCACCTCGCCCGCTGGCGCTTCCCTCGTCTTGCTCCCTGTTCCGCCCGCTGCAGGTAGCGCGGGACGGACGCAAGCGTCGTGGATCAGGAGACGCTAGCTTTGCCGTTGGTTTCCCGGTCGTAGCTTCGTTTCTGGGCCTTGCTTGCGTGGACCTGTAGTTGTCTTGCGGATGCAAGCCTACGGCTACGGTACGTCCCTCTCATGGAGGTGGACATCACCGCAAGGAAACGCAAGCGGGCGCAGCCAGTGCGCGCTGAGTTTTAGTTTTTGGAGACTCGATCGTCCGGAACACGTACGCTAGCCTGCATGCGTCTCACCGTCGTTTCGGCAACCATGCAAGGCATGCCGTGCGCTGATGGAAACACCGTTTTTTCTTCTTTCATTTCATTTCATCTGGTTCGTGCTAATTATTACTGCTGGTGGCATTCAGTCGGCTTACCAGACAGTGACACTGACCACCGAACAGCTGGTGCTCTGATACTGCTAGTTTTTAGTCGATTGAAATCCAGTTACTTGGATCTATATGCGTGTCTCTCTCTCTGCACTCTGCACACGCCACTAGAGTGCAACGTGCCCGCAACAAAAGAATTGTGTGACACTAGTGCTGCTGCAGCTTCCTGCGCGCTCGGTTTCACTCCACCCGGCTCTTCTTAAGCCCGAGCACTAGTTCCTTTTCTTCCCTTAGCTCTTCCTCGCTAGCCAAGTACCCGGCCAGCACACTGACTGTGCTCGAGAATCAAGGCATGAAAGCGACGACACCTcgcggcggcggcgtggagacTGCCAAGcccaagaagaggaagaaggccgGCGCGGGTGGGTTCATCTTTGGCTGCGGCGGCTCCAAGTCGGTGGCCGTCGTCGCAGACAATCTCTCCACGATGGCACTGGccaagtcgtcgtcgtcgtcgtcgagcgCCGCAGCAATGGCGAAGCCAGCCCCGGCAGCGAAACCGACGGCGCTGGCCTGCCAGGACGCCGAGGGCGCGCCGAGCGTGGACGCGCTCCTGGGCCAGCTCCGCGAGCTGGAGCGCGGCGTGCGCGCGCTGGGCGTCCGCGCCCGGGAGGAGGACGGCGTGGCGCAGGCGTGCCGGTGCAGCGCGGGGCCGCCGCGGCACCGGCGGGACGCGTGGGGAGGCGGGCgcgggcggctggaggaggagagCGTGGCGGTGGTGACGGAGACGGAGGACCCGCTGGGCGAGTTCCGGCGGTCCATGGCGGAGATGGTGGTGGAGAACGGGATCACGGGTGGCGCGGAGCTGCGGGAGCTGCTGCAGCGGTTCCTGTCGCTCAACTCGGCGCGCCACCACCACCTCATCCTCCGCGCCTTCGCCGACGTATGGGAGGAGCTCTTCGCCGGCGACCCCACGCAGATgctgaagcagaagcagaagcgtCCTGCTGTCTCCCCTGCCGGCCACAGCGCCCGGGCGAGCAGCTAGCTGCACGTACGCACGCACTGACACGTTAACTACAGTCCGTAAACTCCCCCATGCACGCACCCGCCCTCGGGAGTTGTTGCCGTCCGATCCGATGAAAACATGCAACTCGGCCTCATGTGATGACCTGAGTCTGAATCAGTTCTCTCCTCCGTTAATCCTGTAAAGATCTCATCGTACGTACGTACATTTCCCGTGAATGTTGCGTGCCATTGTTGCTctgtttgctactccctccgttcgaaattacttgtctcggaaatagatgtatttagaactaaaatacatctagatacattcatttctacgacaagtaattccgaacggagggagtacttctcacGCGTTGCGTGCGTTGCCTCTGGTGGTCGACCAAACACGAATCGACAGGCGGAAGCAGCGGGAGATGGGCGGCTGATCGCCATGGATCCACGACCATCATGAGGCCGAGTTGCTGGATGCTTGGTGGGAGAGGGCGTGGTCTGCTCGTCGCCTCGTCGGGCGGCAGCAAAGGGCACGAGCCCACCAAACATTCTGGTTCGGTCGCGGGGTCGATGGTGAGATATCGAGTACTTAAACGGGATCGAATTGATTGACTGACTGACTGATTGATTGATGTGACCTGCGTCGGTGCGAGATCGATCGTGCGCGCCAAGCCTCACCCCGTGACTGAAAATGCCGGCCCGGTTGCTTGGGCAGGCATCGGATCGCGGCATGTTTGCCGGCGATCGCAAGGAACATATATCCCGTCGATCGCCCCTCTGACGCCCGTGCtagtccggaaatacttgtcatccgTGCTAGTATTTGTTAGTTGTCGTGGTTCGTACCCATGCCTCTGTGTCTGTAGGTGCTCGACATAGAAATTCCATGACTTTTCCCGGGTGTCACCTGCCACGGGTGCTTCACAAATACTATAACAAACTATGCACTTCATATGGCTGGGTCAATTAGCATGTGATGCATGCGTCCAACGATTACGCCGAATGATGAGCTGATTGACTGGAAGCGCGCGGCCGGCTGCGGTGTTAGTTGCAGGATCATGCATGCATGGAGTACCATATGGTGGGTGGATGCATGCTGCCTACGGAAACGGGGACCGGGGAGAATACAAAAACCATGCACACCATCGTGCCACATGATCTCCGTCTGATGAAACGCTTAGTTATAAAATGGGGCGGGCTAAGGGCCGAGTTAGGTGACTGAAAACACAAATTGGGTCAATCGATTGTTTGGAACCTTTTGATGTGAAGTTAACGGCAAGATGGCCTTCCTCAACCTCTGACTCTCGCATGCTCATCTTCTTCCCCCAAACCGCCTGCGACCACCGGCTGAACCGCCTACCTTTGTCACCCACGGCCCCCGGCGCTCACTGGCCAGCCTAGCCACCCCGCCCCCCGCTTACCGCTACCTCTCACCCCGGCGATGCCATCGGCGGTCCCTGTGCCTACTTCTTTCTCCCCCGAATCGACTGGCCCAAATCCATAATTCAGGCAATTTACTTACAACAAAGTTGTTGAAAAAATCGGTCAACATTAGgattatttatattttttttggaaatgttTCAGATATTCTAATTCACACTCAAGTGTTTGATTTGGAATTGAGTCGATCCTTCTATTTTATTGGTGGACTCCACCAAAAAAATGGATTTGTTTTTTCATATAATTAATCTTTGAAGGTTTAGCGTGTGGACTTGCCCGCATGCCGACGGATCACAcataaggaggaggaggaggaggagggagcttGAATGAATcttacgcggggggggggggggggggggcttgatgCCGACTTAATGGGGTCGATGGTGACATCCACCGAAACCAAAAGGTAATGAGTTCATGTGGGGTTTAGGTGATCACCCGCAAGGTGCATGGGGTGGCATCACTGGCCAGAGTAAATGGTGACAATGTGGCGGTGGGAACAACATGACACGAAGAATAGAGAGGATTGTGATGGAGCTAGAAGAAGTCTCAATCACATGAGCAAGATGACGATAACAAGAGATGTAACAAGGTAGATTCGGAAGCTATAACTTCGCCTTTTCCATCAATAGGTTTATCCAAAGCATTACAACACTACCCAAGTAAACCTCACTCACGGGTATCTGAGAAATTCTTCCCGTTGCTTTTACAAAGCTTCCCTCTTGTATCATCAACCCATCGCCCATTAATAAAGTCCTAATATTTTTGGATTCCAATTTTTGAGCAATAACTGACCTATACAAATTCGGCTAATTCACCTGATAGTATTTCACCAAGACCTATAATATGAGCAATCGCACCCGCCATTTGAACTACGCGACTTATATTCTCAATTCATGCTTTCCTACTATATTGTTCAATACATTTTGCGGACAAGGTACTTAAGCAATGTGCGTTTTGAGATGCAATCAGTCAAAGAGAATAAAAGTAGGTCTAGTAAATAATAGGAATGAATTTATTAGAAGGGATAAGTACAAAAGGATTCatcgatctaaaaaaataaaaagggttTAATAATCCCATCCCACAAATACTAGGTAATTAGTAAAATAAGTGGAATAGGATTTTGCTTGATTATTGATCTGATTTGGCAACATGGCCAAGCGGTAAGGTAGGGTGGCATCTCAAATCTAGGTTTTGCCTGACCAAAATATACTTAGTATTTCTTGTCGTAGTGATTGAACTCGACAAATCTTTGCCATGCATAAGCAAAGGAAAATAACCAGGCGTACCAATACTAGATCTAAAGAATCCATAGTTCTAACATAGTCTGACAATTTATTTTGAAAAATACGGCTCTCACATGGTTCTGGGTAGTGGCCTAGTGGCCCAAAATGATACAAATAGGGATGAGGGACGACTTACTAATCAATTTTCTAATTGTTTCTATTATGCAATTCATAACTATGAAAGCAAGATGTCAAAAATCTTGGTATCTAAAGGCCCCTAAAGGACATTCCTTTTTTGCTCCTAGGAATGAACAAGATATTATACCAAATACTATCAAGAGTTTCTAATTATCTTACACCGCGTACATTAAAGTAAGGTCTACTCACTCTGTCTGGAATTAGGTTTGATAGGTTGATAGGAAATTTATAAGTTGTGGAAAGGACTGGAGAGACTTTATTTCCATACTTATGAGAGTCTCAAACATTCAATCAGATGGTCTGTTAGCTCTGATATTTTAGAATAACTTAGTCAAAGTAATAAATAAAATGAATCTCTTAACTCGGCTTCCATGAGGTTCCAATGGTTACTTTTGGAGTTTTAAGGTTTAGGCAAGAAAGCAAAGAAGAAGGGAGGATTCTCTACTACATATTTCCCCCATTTTCCTATCCTCATTGGTCGCTCATGTTTCCCTGATATAGTGCATCATTCTTCAAGGCGCCGGACGGTTTGAAGCATAATTACTAGACATACCCTACGCTTAGTTCAGAGTTGCCTCAGCGCGCTTGAGTAATAAATGGAAAGATCAAGGCAGTCTTGGATAGTTATTGAGGCAACTTCAGAAATAAATGCAAGTGAAAGAAGATGCTCTTGAGGGCACATGAGTCTTTTTTTGTCCTGGGTGTTTGTTTTGAAATCCCAACCAAAATGCCCCCATCCCCGGGCGCGTCTCAAACTCGTGATCTAAGCCACGTCTGTCTAGCAAGAGTGGAACACATTGATCTATCATGTTAAGCTTTTCCTTCCGACTTTAGGGTATAAACCACTCCTATCTTTCATTCTCTCAATATGTTAAAATGTGAAAATGTCTTGTGGCAACCAACTGTTGGGTATTTGTTGTGTTAGTAAACATGTCTATCTTGTTTATTTTTCACTACCAATGAGTAGTCAACTCTGGTTATGGAGATATAGCTTTGGTACATATCCACTTAGCGCGTGCTTTTTCGGGTGCTACTTAGAATAGATCGAGATAGTCAAACTATAACGCCGAAAATGTTGTAGCGTAGAGAAATAAGGACAATATGATCGCCCCTCTTGGCTCTCGTTCTGGTTTGGCGGAAAGGTAATCGTTCACGTTGATAAGAGCATGACTAAACTCGCACTTGCGGCTTACGGAGTACGAACTAACCTAAAGCACGAACATGACGTAAAGGCTAAATTCGAAACATCTTGAATTGGTTTATCTCTTCTCACGGAGCTTGAGAATGAAATGAGTGGTCCGGCCAAGGAAGATCAGTATGGAAGTGAAAGGGGGCAAAGAGTGGTCCGAAGACCATAGGCCGATGTGGGTACACTCGCATCATCGTTGTGTGAAATTCATGCACAAAAGGTGCCACATCACTCTCAATGACATCA encodes the following:
- the LOC123108277 gene encoding uncharacterized protein, with product MKATTPRGGGVETAKPKKRKKAGAGGFIFGCGGSKSVAVVADNLSTMALAKSSSSSSSAAAMAKPAPAAKPTALACQDAEGAPSVDALLGQLRELERGVRALGVRAREEDGVAQACRCSAGPPRHRRDAWGGGRGRLEEESVAVVTETEDPLGEFRRSMAEMVVENGITGGAELRELLQRFLSLNSARHHHLILRAFADVWEELFAGDPTQMLKQKQKRPAVSPAGHSARASS